One Triticum dicoccoides isolate Atlit2015 ecotype Zavitan chromosome 4B, WEW_v2.0, whole genome shotgun sequence genomic window carries:
- the LOC119291280 gene encoding protein RBL-like isoform X1, whose protein sequence is MDGETHFFNVVGKPGGFLFGARASSRRRAPPTAFDPLQGDFPETIEEFLQHGNMKCIAFNRRGTLLAAGCANGSCVIWDFETRGLAREFRDKDCTAPITSVSWSKYGHRLLASATDKSLTLWNVVTGEKIARITLQQTPLHARLHPGSSIPSVCLACPLSSAPILVDLNTGSTIVLPVSASDSGNVPLPNSRKFSDGSPPFTPTAATFDKNGELIYVGNSKGEILIVDSKGIQVLGLIPIPGGTVVKDIVFSRDGQYLLTNSNDRVIRVYENILPINGSGKEIEKIITNNNNDYESKYEKLKANGARCLVLSCEVSDAIAKVQWKAPCFSGDAEWIVGASASKGEHRLHIWDRAGRLIKILEGPKEALIDLAWHPFDPTIASVSVAGLTYIWAKEHVENWSAFAPDFIELEENEEYVEREDEFDINAYAERVEELMIDQDAEIDVETCEKNSSFSDFDDSADEIIYLPAIPCPDAPDEQPDKCLVSSSKLEDSNHSGSPPSSMDAVQNGLAIPPASSPLEVVDNSMAEEPSAEAANAKRKRRLSAKGLEMQQAEKVKKPPIKMSSNGKPSKPKSKPVVEPVNGNSSAKIKQQVAEPVNGNSSAADIDDEATEDDEM, encoded by the exons ATGGACGGCGAGACACACTTTTTTAATGTCGTGGGTAAGCCGGGAGGCTTCCTCTTCGGCGCGAGGGCTTCGTCCCGTAGAAGGGCTCCGCCGACCGCTTTCG ATCCGTTGCAAGGGGATTTTCCTGAGACTATTGAGGAGTTCTTGCAGCATGGGAATATGAAATGCATTGCGTTTAACCGCAGGGGAACTCTCCTTGCAG CTGGATGTGCAAATGGGAGCTGTGTTATCTGGGACTTTGAAACAAGGGGACTTGCAAGAGAATTTCGTGATAAAGATTGtactgcacctataaccagtgtcaGCTGGTCTAAATATGGTCACCGTTTGCTTGCCTCTGCTACTGATAAGTCGCTGACACTTTGGAATGTGGTAACTGGGGAAAAGATTGCCCGCATAACTCTTCAGCAGACTCCATTGCATGCCCGTCTTCATCCTGGTTCATCCATCCCATCTGTATGCTTAGCATGTCCTCTCTCTTCTGCACCTATTCTTGTTGATTTGAATACTGGAAGTACCATAGTCCTTCCAGTTTCTGCATCTGACAGTGGTAATGTCCCTTTACCTAATTCACGTAAATTTTCGGATGGTTCTCCTCCTTTTACACCAACTGCTGCAACGTTTGATAAGAATGGAGAGCTGATATATGTGGGCAATTCCAAGGGAGAGATATTAATTGTAGATTCAAAAGGCATCCAAGTACTTGGGTTAATTCCCATCCCAGGTGGAACAGTTGTTaaggacattgttttcagcagagatggccaatatctgCTAACGAACTCTAATGATCGTGTCATTAGAGTCTATGAGAATATTCTGCCCATTAATGGTTCTGGGAAGGAGATTGAAAAAATAATCACCAACAACAATAATGACTATGAAAGCAAGTATGAGAAGCTAAAAGCAAATGGTGCACGCTGCTTAGTTCTTTCTTGCGAAGTCTCAGATGCCATTGCAAAGGTACAGTGGAAGGCACCATGCTTCAGTGGTGATGCTGAGTGGATTGTTGGTGCTTCTGCAAGCAAAGGAGAGCACAGATTGCACATATGGGACCGAGCAGGGCGTCTTATAAAGATCCTTGAAGGTCCAAAGGAAGCTCTCATTGATCTCGCTTGGCATCCATTTGATCCTACAATTGCTTCAGTGTCTGTGGCAGGCTTAACATACATTTGGGCAAAGGAACATGTAGAGAATTGGAGTGCGTTTGCTCCTGATTTTATAGAACTAGAAGAAAACGAGGAATATGTTGAACGAGAGGATGAGTTCGACATAAATGCATATGCAGAAAGG GTTGAAGAACTGATGATAGATCAGGATGCAGAGATTGATGTTGAAACATGTGAGAAGAACTCATCATTCAGTGATTTTGATGACTCCGCAGACGAGATCATCTACTTGCCTGCTATTCCTTGCCCGGATGCTCCTGATGAGCAGCCAGACAAGTGCCTAGTAAGCTCATCAAAATTGGAGGACAGCAATCATTCTGGTTCTCCCCCATCGTCAATGGATGCTGTGCAGAATGGTCTAGCCATTCCTCCTGCATCTAGTCCATTGGAAG TTGTTGACAATTCCATGGCCGAAGAGCCATCAGCGGAAGCGGCAAACGCAAAGCGGAAGAGGAGGCTATCAGCCAAGGGGCTGGAGATGCAGCAGGCTGAAAAGGTGAAGAAACCACCCATTAAGATGTCGTCCAACGGCAAGCCGTCGAAGCCCAAGAGCAAGCCGGTGGTGGAACCTGTCAACGGCAACAGCTCGGCCAAGATCAAGCAGCAGGTGGCGGAACCTGTCAACGGGAACAGCTCGGCTGCCGACATCGACGACGAAGCGACCGAGGACGACGAGATGTAA
- the LOC119291280 gene encoding protein RBL-like isoform X2, with product MNVPIVDPLQGDFPETIEEFLQHGNMKCIAFNRRGTLLAAGCANGSCVIWDFETRGLAREFRDKDCTAPITSVSWSKYGHRLLASATDKSLTLWNVVTGEKIARITLQQTPLHARLHPGSSIPSVCLACPLSSAPILVDLNTGSTIVLPVSASDSGNVPLPNSRKFSDGSPPFTPTAATFDKNGELIYVGNSKGEILIVDSKGIQVLGLIPIPGGTVVKDIVFSRDGQYLLTNSNDRVIRVYENILPINGSGKEIEKIITNNNNDYESKYEKLKANGARCLVLSCEVSDAIAKVQWKAPCFSGDAEWIVGASASKGEHRLHIWDRAGRLIKILEGPKEALIDLAWHPFDPTIASVSVAGLTYIWAKEHVENWSAFAPDFIELEENEEYVEREDEFDINAYAERVEELMIDQDAEIDVETCEKNSSFSDFDDSADEIIYLPAIPCPDAPDEQPDKCLVSSSKLEDSNHSGSPPSSMDAVQNGLAIPPASSPLEVVDNSMAEEPSAEAANAKRKRRLSAKGLEMQQAEKVKKPPIKMSSNGKPSKPKSKPVVEPVNGNSSAKIKQQVAEPVNGNSSAADIDDEATEDDEM from the exons ATGAATGTGCCCATAGTCG ATCCGTTGCAAGGGGATTTTCCTGAGACTATTGAGGAGTTCTTGCAGCATGGGAATATGAAATGCATTGCGTTTAACCGCAGGGGAACTCTCCTTGCAG CTGGATGTGCAAATGGGAGCTGTGTTATCTGGGACTTTGAAACAAGGGGACTTGCAAGAGAATTTCGTGATAAAGATTGtactgcacctataaccagtgtcaGCTGGTCTAAATATGGTCACCGTTTGCTTGCCTCTGCTACTGATAAGTCGCTGACACTTTGGAATGTGGTAACTGGGGAAAAGATTGCCCGCATAACTCTTCAGCAGACTCCATTGCATGCCCGTCTTCATCCTGGTTCATCCATCCCATCTGTATGCTTAGCATGTCCTCTCTCTTCTGCACCTATTCTTGTTGATTTGAATACTGGAAGTACCATAGTCCTTCCAGTTTCTGCATCTGACAGTGGTAATGTCCCTTTACCTAATTCACGTAAATTTTCGGATGGTTCTCCTCCTTTTACACCAACTGCTGCAACGTTTGATAAGAATGGAGAGCTGATATATGTGGGCAATTCCAAGGGAGAGATATTAATTGTAGATTCAAAAGGCATCCAAGTACTTGGGTTAATTCCCATCCCAGGTGGAACAGTTGTTaaggacattgttttcagcagagatggccaatatctgCTAACGAACTCTAATGATCGTGTCATTAGAGTCTATGAGAATATTCTGCCCATTAATGGTTCTGGGAAGGAGATTGAAAAAATAATCACCAACAACAATAATGACTATGAAAGCAAGTATGAGAAGCTAAAAGCAAATGGTGCACGCTGCTTAGTTCTTTCTTGCGAAGTCTCAGATGCCATTGCAAAGGTACAGTGGAAGGCACCATGCTTCAGTGGTGATGCTGAGTGGATTGTTGGTGCTTCTGCAAGCAAAGGAGAGCACAGATTGCACATATGGGACCGAGCAGGGCGTCTTATAAAGATCCTTGAAGGTCCAAAGGAAGCTCTCATTGATCTCGCTTGGCATCCATTTGATCCTACAATTGCTTCAGTGTCTGTGGCAGGCTTAACATACATTTGGGCAAAGGAACATGTAGAGAATTGGAGTGCGTTTGCTCCTGATTTTATAGAACTAGAAGAAAACGAGGAATATGTTGAACGAGAGGATGAGTTCGACATAAATGCATATGCAGAAAGG GTTGAAGAACTGATGATAGATCAGGATGCAGAGATTGATGTTGAAACATGTGAGAAGAACTCATCATTCAGTGATTTTGATGACTCCGCAGACGAGATCATCTACTTGCCTGCTATTCCTTGCCCGGATGCTCCTGATGAGCAGCCAGACAAGTGCCTAGTAAGCTCATCAAAATTGGAGGACAGCAATCATTCTGGTTCTCCCCCATCGTCAATGGATGCTGTGCAGAATGGTCTAGCCATTCCTCCTGCATCTAGTCCATTGGAAG TTGTTGACAATTCCATGGCCGAAGAGCCATCAGCGGAAGCGGCAAACGCAAAGCGGAAGAGGAGGCTATCAGCCAAGGGGCTGGAGATGCAGCAGGCTGAAAAGGTGAAGAAACCACCCATTAAGATGTCGTCCAACGGCAAGCCGTCGAAGCCCAAGAGCAAGCCGGTGGTGGAACCTGTCAACGGCAACAGCTCGGCCAAGATCAAGCAGCAGGTGGCGGAACCTGTCAACGGGAACAGCTCGGCTGCCGACATCGACGACGAAGCGACCGAGGACGACGAGATGTAA